The following are from one region of the Stigmatella ashevillena genome:
- a CDS encoding chemotaxis protein CheW, translating to MNNTTEETSAATQYLSFILAAQEYALGILQVKEIIEYDTVTPVPGAPVWIRGVFNLRGNVVPVVDLTVKLSLPPATLTRRSCIVVVEVRLDGEEIVLGLLADAIGQVIDLAPEDVAAPPSFGTPVHADYLVGMGRVATGRQFVLLLDINKVLSTQEIALATAAPPPEASDPSPPEGVT from the coding sequence ATGAACAACACGACCGAGGAGACGTCCGCCGCCACGCAGTACCTCAGCTTCATCCTCGCCGCGCAGGAGTACGCACTCGGCATCCTGCAAGTGAAGGAGATCATCGAATACGACACCGTGACGCCTGTCCCGGGAGCGCCGGTGTGGATCCGCGGGGTGTTCAACCTTCGCGGCAACGTGGTGCCCGTGGTGGATCTGACGGTCAAGCTGAGCCTGCCACCGGCCACCCTCACCCGCCGCAGTTGCATCGTGGTGGTGGAAGTGCGGCTGGATGGCGAGGAGATCGTCCTGGGGCTGCTCGCCGACGCGATCGGCCAGGTCATCGATCTCGCGCCCGAGGATGTGGCGGCTCCGCCCTCCTTCGGCACCCCAGTGCACGCGGACTATCTGGTGGGCATGGGGCGGGTGGCAACGGGGAGACAATTCGTCCTGTTGCTGGACATCAACAAGGTGCTCAGCACCCAAGAAATCGCATTGGCCACGGCGGCGCCCCCACCCGAAGCGTCCGACCCGAGCCCCCCTGAAGGGGTGACATGA
- a CDS encoding chemotaxis protein CheA: MTPELEKVHAVFLAEAEEQLATLEQELLALERAFGPEPLQAVFRTIHTFKGSAASVGFNEAVELAHTLEDLLTLLETQAIMLYDGLGSLLLQAVDGLRERVGLTRSSDPSLGLPAAEVQGLLASLVRAARPAGFTGRAPPQERAKPAPETAAPREHTLRVGLHRLDRMLDLTGEIAIARGRLATMLAQAHRYTPQQLLEAHGEGDRLYLDLQELVMKVRMVPIGRTFQPFGRTVRDLSLHLGKQIRWEVSGEDVEVDTTVAELIRDPLTHLVRNAVDHGLETPEVRQARGKDPTGTLAFRAFHEAGTIVIQVADDGAGLDRECIAARARTLGLIGPEESPDDGTLLRLILEPGFSTAERVTELSGRGVGMDVVKRNVDMLRGTVSVESTPGQGTTFSLRLPLTLSIIEGFSVAVGPQTYVIPLENVLECVELPVEECHPGRTGFVNLRGAALPYVRLREHFGLGGSAPSRENLVVIGHGRGVAGLAVDTLLGQGQTVIKPLGKFCQGLPGLAGSTLLGDGRVALILDVPALLQQAVKAPPTTLPA, translated from the coding sequence ATGACTCCCGAGTTGGAGAAGGTCCACGCTGTGTTCCTCGCCGAAGCCGAGGAACAACTCGCCACGCTGGAACAGGAGCTGCTCGCGCTCGAGCGCGCGTTCGGTCCGGAGCCCCTGCAGGCGGTCTTCCGCACGATACATACATTCAAGGGAAGCGCCGCCTCGGTCGGGTTCAACGAAGCGGTGGAACTGGCCCACACGTTGGAAGACCTGCTCACCCTTCTGGAGACGCAGGCCATCATGCTGTACGACGGACTGGGTTCACTGCTGTTGCAGGCAGTGGACGGACTCCGAGAACGCGTGGGGTTGACGCGCTCAAGCGATCCCTCCCTGGGCTTGCCTGCCGCAGAAGTGCAAGGACTCCTCGCGAGCCTGGTCAGGGCCGCCCGCCCCGCGGGTTTCACCGGCCGAGCGCCGCCCCAGGAGCGCGCCAAACCCGCCCCCGAAACCGCCGCGCCCCGGGAGCACACCCTGCGGGTGGGGCTGCACCGGTTGGACCGGATGTTGGATCTCACCGGGGAGATCGCCATCGCGCGCGGACGCCTGGCGACCATGCTTGCGCAGGCGCACCGCTACACACCCCAGCAATTGCTGGAGGCCCATGGGGAGGGGGACCGGCTCTACCTGGACCTGCAGGAGTTGGTGATGAAGGTGCGGATGGTGCCCATCGGGCGCACCTTCCAGCCCTTCGGCCGCACGGTGCGAGACCTGAGTCTCCACCTGGGCAAGCAGATACGCTGGGAAGTGAGCGGCGAGGACGTGGAGGTGGACACCACCGTCGCCGAGCTCATCCGAGATCCGCTCACCCACCTGGTTCGCAACGCCGTGGACCACGGCCTGGAGACACCCGAGGTGCGCCAGGCGCGCGGGAAGGATCCCACCGGCACCCTGGCTTTCCGGGCCTTCCATGAGGCGGGCACCATTGTCATCCAGGTGGCCGACGATGGGGCGGGACTGGACCGCGAGTGCATCGCCGCACGCGCGAGAACCTTGGGGCTGATCGGACCCGAGGAATCGCCGGACGACGGGACATTGCTCCGGCTCATCCTGGAGCCAGGCTTCTCCACTGCCGAGCGCGTCACCGAGCTGTCTGGCCGTGGGGTGGGCATGGACGTGGTGAAGCGCAACGTGGACATGCTGCGCGGCACCGTCTCCGTGGAGAGCACCCCAGGGCAGGGCACCACCTTCAGCCTCCGCCTGCCACTCACCCTTTCCATCATCGAAGGCTTCAGTGTCGCCGTGGGCCCCCAGACATACGTCATCCCCTTGGAGAACGTTCTCGAGTGCGTGGAGTTGCCCGTGGAGGAGTGCCACCCCGGCCGCACCGGCTTCGTCAACCTCCGGGGAGCCGCACTCCCCTACGTCCGCTTGCGTGAGCACTTCGGTCTGGGGGGAAGCGCCCCCTCCCGGGAAAACCTCGTCGTCATCGGCCACGGGCGGGGCGTCGCAGGCCTCGCCGTGGACACGCTGCTCGGCCAAGGCCAGACGGTTATCAAACCCCTGGGCAAATTCTGTCAGGGATTGCCTGGGCTCGCGGGCTCCACCCTGCTGGGCGATGGCCGGGTAGCCCTCATCCTCGATGTGCCCGCGCTCCTCCAACAGGCCGTGAAAGCGCCGCCCACAACCCTCCCCGCCTGA
- a CDS encoding sigma-54-dependent transcriptional regulator has protein sequence MSGRCLIADADPLVRATVRRLLEEQGWEVLEAWNSHAVHEHLRRAPLDVVLLDDRLPGIPVLELLPELREIYPLTSLIVLAENASIDRAVQLVKLGAEQFLPKPVELPVLSRMMECVHEARRTRSPPEELDPFLGTSPLIRQLEATAQRVRDSGRPILIQGETGTGKGVLACWLHCQGPRAHEPLIQLNCAGLSPQFLETELFGHGRGAFTSAVSRKQGLLERAHRGSVFLDEVGDMDPLVQPKLLKVLEERRFRRLGEVEERSVDIRLIAATHQDLIEQVRTRQFRGDLYFRISTLPLRIPALRERPEDIPLLAHASLEQLSRELGRPGLKLTPQAEAALRAYPWPGNLRELRNVLERAVLLSSRSTLRVEDLEFNGFAIARMLNDFPGETEGSPELNLTLREVERRHITRVLEAEGGHVGRAAQRLGIPRSSLYQRLKSLGLSSKV, from the coding sequence ATGAGCGGTAGGTGTTTGATCGCCGATGCGGATCCGTTGGTCCGCGCAACCGTCCGTCGGTTGCTCGAGGAGCAGGGCTGGGAAGTTCTCGAGGCATGGAACAGCCATGCGGTGCATGAGCACCTGCGCCGTGCACCCCTGGATGTGGTGCTGCTCGATGACCGTCTGCCGGGTATTCCCGTGCTCGAACTGCTTCCCGAGCTACGGGAGATATACCCCCTCACCTCTCTGATTGTGCTCGCCGAGAACGCCTCCATCGACAGGGCCGTGCAGCTCGTCAAGCTGGGGGCGGAGCAGTTCCTCCCCAAACCGGTGGAGTTGCCCGTGTTGTCGCGGATGATGGAGTGCGTACACGAGGCGCGCAGGACCCGGAGCCCGCCAGAGGAACTCGACCCCTTCCTGGGCACCAGTCCCCTCATCCGCCAACTGGAAGCCACCGCGCAGCGCGTGCGCGACAGTGGCCGCCCCATCCTCATCCAGGGAGAAACCGGGACGGGCAAGGGCGTGCTCGCGTGCTGGCTGCACTGCCAGGGGCCCCGGGCCCATGAGCCCCTGATTCAACTCAACTGCGCGGGCCTGTCGCCCCAGTTCCTGGAGACGGAACTCTTCGGCCACGGGCGAGGCGCATTCACCAGCGCTGTCAGCCGCAAGCAGGGCCTGCTCGAGCGTGCCCACCGGGGCAGCGTATTCCTCGACGAAGTGGGGGACATGGATCCCCTCGTCCAACCCAAGCTCCTCAAGGTGCTGGAGGAGCGGCGCTTCCGGCGCCTGGGCGAGGTGGAGGAGCGCTCGGTGGACATCCGGCTCATCGCCGCCACCCACCAGGATCTCATCGAGCAGGTGAGGACCCGGCAGTTCCGCGGCGACCTGTATTTCCGCATCAGCACCCTGCCCTTGCGCATTCCCGCCCTGCGGGAACGCCCCGAGGACATCCCCCTCCTCGCCCACGCCTCGCTGGAGCAGCTCTCCCGAGAACTCGGACGCCCAGGGCTCAAGCTGACCCCGCAGGCTGAGGCCGCCCTGCGCGCCTATCCCTGGCCCGGCAACCTGCGCGAGCTGCGCAACGTGCTGGAGCGCGCCGTGCTCCTCTCTTCCCGTTCCACCCTGCGCGTGGAGGACTTGGAGTTCAACGGCTTCGCCATCGCGCGCATGCTCAATGACTTCCCCGGGGAGACCGAAGGCTCGCCGGAGCTGAACCTCACCCTGCGGGAAGTAGAGCGCCGCCACATCACTCGCGTGCTGGAAGCCGAGGGAGGCCACGTCGGCCGGGCAGCCCAGCGACTGGGGATTCCCCGCAGCTCGCTCTATCAGCGCCTGAAGAGTTTGGGCCTTTCGTCCAAAGTCTAG
- a CDS encoding acyltransferase — translation MAGTITSSPGDSIDSLSIAKAVACCLVILQHVAAAHFGTFEHGWPLVNVVDSLTRVAVPIFLMTSGAIFLPRSDSFGYFYTKRLVRIMLPLVFWSLIYAAWASYRGVSPGNWLLAILKGPVMYHLWYFYAILALSIITPVISPWFRDADAPAKWMLVGTWFLLVALLPLVSAFVTPVYGSSFPATGYSILDFGGYLVLGALLRRRGEPVPLYRWLGFAIYLAGSAAIALITQSYSKSAGSPNETFFYNNSALVIVSSAGIFLSFQHVSKVPKPVAAILLMLSACSLGIYGIHPWVMDMIRLSLARAGAEVTEPPMGIFFTMVLAISLAIVWLLRRFPPFQRVM, via the coding sequence ATGGCAGGCACGATAACTTCTTCGCCAGGTGATTCGATCGATTCGCTTTCGATCGCCAAGGCCGTGGCTTGCTGTCTCGTGATCCTTCAGCATGTGGCCGCGGCACATTTCGGGACGTTCGAGCACGGCTGGCCACTCGTCAACGTCGTCGATTCCTTGACCCGCGTCGCCGTTCCGATTTTCCTGATGACCTCTGGCGCGATCTTCCTGCCTCGCAGTGACAGCTTCGGCTATTTTTATACAAAACGTCTCGTTCGTATCATGCTTCCGCTCGTTTTCTGGTCGCTGATTTATGCGGCCTGGGCGAGCTATCGCGGCGTGAGTCCGGGAAACTGGCTGCTGGCCATTTTGAAGGGCCCGGTGATGTATCACCTCTGGTACTTCTACGCGATTCTCGCGCTGTCGATCATCACTCCGGTCATCAGCCCCTGGTTCCGGGATGCTGACGCGCCTGCCAAGTGGATGCTCGTCGGAACGTGGTTCCTCCTCGTCGCGCTGCTGCCACTCGTATCCGCATTCGTTACGCCGGTCTACGGCTCATCGTTTCCGGCAACTGGCTATTCCATCCTGGACTTTGGTGGATACCTCGTCCTTGGCGCCCTGCTGCGACGCCGCGGCGAGCCAGTCCCTCTGTATCGATGGCTCGGCTTCGCGATCTATTTAGCAGGCTCGGCTGCGATCGCTTTGATAACGCAATCTTATTCGAAGTCCGCCGGTAGCCCGAATGAGACCTTCTTCTACAACAATTCGGCTCTCGTCATCGTGTCATCAGCGGGGATATTCCTCTCCTTCCAGCACGTGAGCAAAGTGCCAAAACCTGTCGCAGCGATTCTGCTGATGCTCTCGGCATGCTCCCTGGGCATCTACGGAATTCACCCCTGGGTGATGGACATGATTCGGCTGTCTCTAGCGAGGGCGGGAGCAGAAGTCACGGAGCCTCCGATGGGGATTTTTTTCACGATGGTCCTCGCCATCAGTCTGGCCATCGTCTGGTTGCTGCGTCGGTTTCCGCCGTTTCAAAGAGTCATGTAG
- a CDS encoding YcaO-like family protein: MSKLPTSTHKGLFGGTHRLIPPEATVARVRGLLPIMGITRVANVTGLDTIGIPVVMVIRPNARSLSVSQGKGSELASARASGLMEAIELYHAEHITQPLKLATFNELRFTHRMVDVTVLPALSVSQFHGHYRTLWIEGRSLFDEGSTWVPYEMVHMDYTLPLPSGSGSFLMSSSGLASGNHPMEAVNHALCELIERDATTLFRLSGEEARQRRRVDPATVDDPGCRALLAQYARARVEVGIWEITSDVGVAAFSCTIVDSEPEPQRPIGPMGGMGCHPCRAEALSRALTEAAQSRLTVITGARDDVRHMGPQSLEEEFEAARRMRDTLVAMPRTHRFQDAPDFQGGCLEENHAFLLGRLRAAGLGEAVGVDLTRPQFGIPVVRVIVPGLEPLNDIPGYVPGSRARRRLSERAP; the protein is encoded by the coding sequence ATGTCCAAGCTCCCCACTTCCACGCACAAGGGCCTCTTCGGCGGGACGCATCGCCTCATCCCTCCTGAGGCGACGGTCGCGCGCGTGCGGGGCCTGCTGCCCATTATGGGCATCACCCGCGTGGCCAACGTGACGGGCCTGGATACCATTGGCATTCCGGTGGTGATGGTCATCCGGCCCAATGCGCGATCGCTCTCCGTCTCACAGGGCAAGGGGAGCGAACTCGCCTCGGCCCGAGCCTCGGGCCTGATGGAGGCCATTGAGCTGTATCACGCCGAGCACATCACCCAGCCGCTCAAGCTCGCCACCTTCAACGAACTGCGGTTCACTCACCGGATGGTGGACGTCACGGTGCTACCGGCGCTGTCCGTGAGCCAGTTCCACGGCCACTACCGCACGCTCTGGATCGAGGGCAGGAGCCTCTTTGACGAGGGCTCCACCTGGGTGCCCTACGAGATGGTCCACATGGACTACACGCTCCCGCTGCCTTCCGGGAGCGGCTCGTTCCTGATGAGTTCCAGCGGGCTGGCCTCGGGCAACCACCCCATGGAGGCGGTGAACCATGCGCTCTGCGAACTCATCGAGCGGGACGCCACCACCCTCTTTCGCCTCTCCGGCGAGGAGGCCCGGCAACGCCGCAGGGTGGATCCCGCCACCGTGGATGACCCGGGTTGCCGGGCCCTGTTGGCGCAATACGCACGCGCCAGGGTAGAGGTCGGCATCTGGGAGATCACCTCGGACGTGGGGGTGGCGGCGTTCTCCTGCACCATCGTGGACTCGGAGCCTGAGCCCCAGCGGCCCATCGGTCCCATGGGGGGAATGGGCTGCCATCCCTGCCGGGCCGAGGCGCTCTCACGAGCACTCACCGAGGCGGCGCAGAGCCGACTCACCGTCATTACCGGCGCACGCGATGATGTCCGCCACATGGGGCCTCAGAGCTTGGAGGAGGAATTCGAAGCGGCCCGGCGGATGCGGGACACGCTCGTGGCCATGCCAAGGACGCACCGTTTCCAGGACGCGCCCGACTTCCAGGGGGGCTGCCTGGAGGAGAACCACGCCTTCCTGCTGGGCCGCCTGCGAGCGGCGGGGCTTGGAGAGGCGGTGGGGGTGGATCTGACGCGGCCCCAGTTCGGCATTCCCGTGGTGCGGGTCATCGTGCCGGGCCTCGAGCCCCTCAACGACATTCCTGGCTACGTGCCGGGCTCCCGAGCCCGCCGCCGCCTCTCGGAGAGAGCGCCATGA
- a CDS encoding TfuA-like protein, which produces MKVVIFAGPTLSGVDCHRELEALYLPPAAQGDLYRAALGKPVAIGLIDGYFERVPSVSHKEILWAMKQGVHVFGAASMGALRAAELAAFGMEGVGDIYEAFASGALEDDDEVAVIHAEAEEDYRPLSEAMVNIRATLQAAERAGVLGQEARHTLERLAKGLFHADRNWPGLLKRGQEAGLEVAVLEACRRFVAESRVDPKRLDGMRLLHTLRVKLEAGLPPKQTRYPFAHTDSWEHIRRKAEATLPPRSEE; this is translated from the coding sequence ATGAAGGTGGTCATCTTTGCGGGCCCCACGCTCAGCGGTGTGGACTGCCACCGGGAGCTCGAGGCCCTCTACCTGCCGCCCGCGGCGCAGGGGGACCTCTACCGGGCGGCGCTGGGCAAGCCGGTGGCCATCGGGCTCATCGACGGCTACTTCGAACGCGTGCCCTCGGTGTCCCACAAGGAAATCCTCTGGGCGATGAAGCAGGGCGTGCACGTCTTCGGCGCGGCGAGCATGGGGGCGCTGCGCGCCGCCGAGTTGGCAGCCTTCGGCATGGAGGGAGTCGGAGACATCTACGAAGCCTTCGCGAGCGGCGCGCTAGAGGATGACGACGAGGTCGCGGTGATACATGCCGAGGCCGAGGAGGACTACCGGCCGCTCTCCGAGGCGATGGTGAACATCCGCGCCACCCTCCAGGCGGCGGAGCGCGCGGGGGTGCTCGGTCAGGAGGCGCGGCACACGCTGGAGCGGCTGGCCAAGGGGCTGTTCCATGCCGACCGGAACTGGCCCGGGCTGCTCAAGCGCGGCCAGGAGGCGGGGCTGGAGGTGGCCGTGCTGGAGGCGTGCCGACGCTTCGTGGCCGAGAGTCGGGTGGACCCGAAGCGGTTGGATGGGATGCGCCTGCTCCACACCCTGCGCGTCAAGCTGGAGGCGGGCCTCCCCCCGAAGCAAACCCGCTACCCCTTCGCGCACACGGACTCCTGGGAGCACATCCGTCGGAAGGCGGAGGCCACGCTCCCTCCGCGCTCCGAGGAGTAG
- a CDS encoding methyl-accepting chemotaxis protein — protein MTWFYDLKISSKLLFSFLCLSMLSVLLGAFAIHQLSKMNDATDVVTDNRMPSIILVSTANTDTSDFLIYEHQHLLSTDAVRMADYERSMRRELESIDSSMRKYETLISSAEERRMYEEFNRLWKDFLEEHERLLALSRSNQKEEARTLEHGRLQEVYQSASDKLEELVAAIQKSSSTASDDSDDIYAAARGWIFTVVGFSFLVGVLLSVLISRLISRPLTDAVLVADRIAEGDLTVRIASETEDETGRLLGAMQRMVQKLAQVISEVREGASTLASASAQVSSSSQSLSQGTSEQASSVEETTSSLEQITATITQNREHSRQMEQMAVQGARDADESGRAVKETVDAMGSIAEKISIIEEIAYQTNLLALNAAIEAARAGAHGKGFAVVATEVRKLAERSQTAAREISSLASHSVKVASRSGQLLVELVPSIRKTANLVQEVVAASAEQASGVTQMNKAMLHVDQVTQRNASASEELASTAEELSAQAEALQHLVSFFRVGDGHERGSRQMAQRFTGGPSASGLKAASHGIGTGAHHSPRAPVAPADEDREFKRFQV, from the coding sequence ATGACTTGGTTCTACGACTTGAAAATCTCATCCAAACTGCTCTTTTCCTTCCTCTGCTTGAGCATGCTCAGCGTCCTGCTGGGCGCCTTCGCCATCCACCAACTGAGCAAGATGAACGATGCGACCGACGTGGTCACCGACAACCGGATGCCCAGCATCATCCTGGTCTCGACCGCGAACACCGACACCTCGGACTTCCTCATCTACGAGCATCAGCATCTGTTGTCGACCGATGCCGTGCGCATGGCCGATTACGAACGGAGCATGCGGCGGGAACTGGAGTCGATCGACTCCAGCATGCGCAAGTACGAAACGCTCATCTCCTCCGCGGAGGAGCGACGCATGTACGAGGAGTTCAACAGGCTCTGGAAGGACTTCCTGGAGGAACATGAACGGCTCCTCGCCCTCTCACGTTCCAATCAGAAGGAGGAAGCACGCACCCTCGAGCACGGCCGCTTGCAGGAGGTCTATCAGAGTGCCAGCGACAAGCTGGAGGAGCTGGTGGCGGCCATCCAGAAATCGTCGAGCACTGCCTCGGACGACTCGGATGACATCTATGCAGCCGCGCGTGGGTGGATCTTCACCGTCGTGGGCTTCAGCTTCCTGGTGGGTGTGCTGCTCAGCGTCCTCATCTCGCGGCTCATCTCCCGGCCTCTCACCGACGCGGTGCTGGTGGCGGATCGCATCGCCGAGGGGGACCTCACCGTGCGCATCGCCTCGGAGACCGAGGACGAGACGGGTCGGCTGCTCGGGGCCATGCAGCGCATGGTGCAGAAGCTCGCCCAGGTCATCAGTGAAGTGCGCGAGGGGGCCAGCACGCTCGCTTCCGCCTCGGCGCAGGTGTCCTCCTCGTCGCAGAGCCTGTCCCAGGGCACCAGCGAACAGGCCAGCAGCGTGGAGGAAACCACCTCCAGCCTCGAGCAGATCACTGCCACCATCACCCAGAACCGCGAGCACAGCCGACAGATGGAGCAGATGGCCGTGCAGGGCGCCCGGGATGCCGACGAGAGCGGCCGGGCCGTGAAGGAGACGGTGGATGCCATGGGCTCCATCGCGGAGAAGATCTCCATCATCGAGGAGATTGCCTACCAGACGAACCTGCTGGCGCTCAACGCGGCCATCGAGGCGGCGCGCGCGGGAGCACATGGCAAGGGCTTCGCGGTGGTGGCCACCGAGGTGCGAAAGCTGGCCGAGCGCAGCCAGACGGCCGCGCGGGAGATCTCCAGCCTGGCCTCCCATAGCGTGAAGGTGGCCTCGCGCTCGGGGCAGTTGCTGGTGGAATTGGTGCCCTCCATTCGCAAGACGGCGAACCTGGTACAGGAAGTGGTGGCCGCCTCCGCGGAACAGGCCAGTGGCGTCACACAGATGAACAAGGCCATGCTGCACGTGGACCAGGTGACCCAGCGCAACGCCTCGGCCTCCGAGGAGCTCGCCTCCACCGCGGAGGAACTGTCCGCCCAGGCAGAGGCGCTGCAGCACCTGGTGTCCTTCTTCCGCGTGGGAGATGGCCATGAGCGTGGCTCGCGGCAGATGGCGCAGCGCTTCACGGGCGGCCCGTCCGCGTCCGGGCTGAAGGCCGCCTCGCATGGAATCGGCACTGGAGCCCACCACTCACCTCGAGCCCCCGTCGCTCCCGCTGACGAGGATCGCGAGTTCAAGCGCTTCCAGGTGTAA
- a CDS encoding helix-turn-helix domain-containing protein, with amino-acid sequence MKDLDITEVARRSGVPASTLRFYEEKGLIASIGRRGLRRLFAHDVPERLALIALGRAAGFSLDEIARMFAPDGRPRIDRQMLAAKAEELDRTIRTLSAMRNGLRHAAACPAPSHMECPTFRRIVKAAASGALGTRRKRAPQPP; translated from the coding sequence GTGAAAGATCTGGACATCACGGAGGTGGCGCGACGGTCCGGCGTTCCTGCCTCGACGCTGCGGTTCTATGAGGAAAAGGGGCTGATCGCTTCTATCGGCAGGCGGGGCCTGCGCCGTCTGTTCGCTCACGACGTGCCGGAACGGCTGGCGCTGATCGCGCTGGGTCGCGCCGCCGGCTTCTCGCTCGATGAGATCGCGCGGATGTTCGCGCCGGACGGGCGGCCTCGCATCGACCGACAGATGCTCGCGGCCAAGGCGGAGGAACTCGACAGGACGATCCGCACACTCAGCGCCATGCGCAACGGCCTGCGGCACGCCGCTGCCTGCCCCGCCCCAAGCCACATGGAGTGCCCCACCTTCCGTCGCATCGTGAAGGCCGCCGCGTCTGGAGCACTTGGAACGCGAAGGAAGAGGGCTCCGCAACCCCCGTAG
- a CDS encoding acyltransferase family protein, which produces MNQAANTHRENNFDFVRLIAALSVLFSHQFALHALPEPIVLKYQTLGGFAVMVFFAVSGYLITGSWHRDPNLRRYAIRRLLRIWPGLACAVLLCALVLGPLVTELPLRAYLSDPTTHSYFRSLIFWIQPFLPGVFPHSPLAYIPNGVMWTIPIELRCYGYLAILGMLGILRFRWALLALLAGTAIWYYGIHGAETVFDQTHQHLFEVEYATFFFSGSCLYYFKDIWSSRSRKWTGTAISVAAGTLAYVTGHLLVAAFFLVPYLVIAFGTSSIPVIRRFGRFGDLSYGVYIYAFPIQQTTLWATPELNIYQHLAIAIPVTLVFAWLSWHLVENVALRYKPR; this is translated from the coding sequence ATGAATCAAGCGGCCAATACTCATCGCGAAAACAATTTCGACTTCGTGCGATTGATTGCTGCACTGTCCGTTCTATTTAGCCATCAGTTCGCCTTGCATGCGCTGCCTGAGCCGATTGTGCTGAAGTACCAGACGTTGGGTGGCTTCGCGGTAATGGTCTTCTTCGCGGTGAGCGGCTACCTCATCACCGGGAGTTGGCACAGGGATCCGAACCTACGCAGGTATGCGATTCGGCGGCTGCTGCGAATCTGGCCGGGGCTCGCCTGCGCAGTCCTTCTTTGCGCTCTTGTCCTCGGTCCGCTGGTGACTGAACTCCCGCTCAGAGCGTACCTGAGCGATCCAACAACGCATTCGTATTTCCGCTCGTTGATCTTTTGGATCCAACCCTTTCTGCCTGGTGTTTTTCCGCACAGCCCGCTCGCTTACATTCCGAATGGCGTGATGTGGACCATTCCCATCGAGCTGAGGTGCTACGGCTATCTCGCCATCCTTGGAATGCTGGGCATCCTGAGGTTTCGCTGGGCTTTACTCGCCCTTCTGGCAGGTACGGCGATCTGGTACTACGGAATTCACGGTGCTGAGACCGTGTTCGACCAGACGCACCAACATCTTTTCGAGGTCGAATACGCAACGTTTTTCTTCTCCGGGTCCTGTCTTTACTATTTCAAGGACATCTGGAGCTCGCGGTCCCGCAAGTGGACTGGCACTGCGATCAGCGTGGCGGCGGGCACATTGGCGTACGTCACAGGACACCTGCTGGTGGCGGCCTTCTTTCTGGTTCCGTATCTCGTCATCGCTTTTGGCACCTCGTCGATCCCTGTCATTCGGCGTTTCGGCCGGTTCGGGGACCTCTCTTACGGTGTTTACATCTATGCCTTTCCCATCCAGCAGACCACCCTCTGGGCGACACCCGAGCTCAACATCTACCAACATTTGGCTATCGCGATACCGGTGACACTCGTCTTTGCTTGGCTGTCTTGGCACCTCGTAGAGAATGTGGCATTGCGTTACAAACCTCGATAA
- a CDS encoding CheR family methyltransferase — protein MKQGEAFTEPPALSEREFAGFQRLIYREAGIWLSPAKKALVVGRLARRLRELKSPSFGAYLRCAETNDMERVRLLDALCTHETHFFREPRHFEFLEREVLPRWRAQKETGSGEPRRVRVWSAGCSTGEEPFSLAMVLRHHLPLTEGWDIDILATDLSTRILEQARQARFPVAKAREVPKHYLRAFMLRGVGTQEAWMKAGSELRGMVRFQRVNLNDGHGVLGRFDLIFCRNVLIYFDQASRAHAVERLLSHLSPSGLLFLGHSESLVGLGARMRAVMPTVYTQHAPAAP, from the coding sequence ATGAAACAGGGAGAAGCGTTCACCGAACCGCCTGCGCTGTCCGAGCGGGAGTTCGCGGGTTTCCAGCGACTGATCTACCGCGAGGCGGGCATCTGGCTCTCTCCGGCGAAGAAGGCTCTCGTGGTGGGTCGGCTGGCGCGACGTTTGCGCGAGCTGAAGAGCCCCTCGTTCGGCGCCTACCTCCGCTGTGCGGAAACGAACGACATGGAGCGGGTCCGGTTGCTGGACGCACTGTGCACGCACGAGACGCACTTCTTCCGGGAGCCCCGTCACTTCGAATTCCTGGAGCGCGAAGTGCTCCCCCGCTGGAGGGCGCAGAAAGAGACCGGGAGTGGCGAGCCCCGGCGGGTCCGCGTGTGGAGCGCGGGGTGTTCGACAGGGGAGGAGCCCTTCTCGCTGGCCATGGTGCTGCGCCACCACCTGCCCCTCACGGAGGGCTGGGACATCGACATCCTGGCAACGGATCTCTCCACGCGCATTCTCGAGCAGGCCCGCCAGGCCCGGTTCCCGGTGGCGAAGGCACGGGAGGTTCCCAAGCACTACCTCCGGGCCTTCATGCTACGGGGGGTGGGGACCCAGGAAGCATGGATGAAGGCGGGCTCGGAGCTGCGCGGGATGGTGCGATTCCAGCGAGTGAACCTGAATGATGGACACGGCGTCTTGGGGCGCTTCGACCTCATCTTCTGTCGCAACGTCCTCATCTACTTCGATCAGGCATCGCGGGCCCACGCCGTGGAACGATTGCTGAGCCACCTGTCGCCCTCGGGCTTGCTCTTCCTCGGACACTCCGAGAGCCTCGTAGGGCTGGGCGCGCGCATGCGCGCGGTGATGCCCACCGTCTATACCCAGCACGCACCCGCCGCGCCGTAG